The Triticum aestivum cultivar Chinese Spring chromosome 7B, IWGSC CS RefSeq v2.1, whole genome shotgun sequence genome window below encodes:
- the LOC123159693 gene encoding uncharacterized protein isoform X1 encodes MDFEFLERILDGREKPTNLSFALLKHITENFSDDREIGHGGFATVYKGVLPNESVAVKRIRNGYTINETFFYREVDSLLNIEHKNVVRFLGFCASTDQIAIPIGGSKEHIYAEVRERLLCFEYISNGSLKRYITDELRGLEWNTRYEIIRGICEGLHHLHKEKQIYHMDLKPENILLDKDMVPKITDFGLSRLDEKSKTMSEDRHGSPGYCAPEYLHRGKMSFKSDMYSLGVIIMELLTGEKAIHSNNNNVLRRWRHRWKKTGKETLLVYEQVAKCVEIGLLCLEIDPSKRPFIWDIIHAIREMEGVNGTISNHSEYTFGQLNPYSKDDMLGIEPLDLHFPFQLNKKSSCTFQLTNETDSYIAFNVEHMNPLSYCALPQKGIIPPRSKCNVEITMEPQGKALRDRTSEFTVWSTKVNDGLTIEDITTSMFIQEATNVVDEVNLDVVFDASEACMVAGRTPDVKPRITDGCEKLKNWKLVDIFDPGHLQAWHCPDSATYPTKVVRLLYTNYGTALLSLGSDGVHKLWKWKRSDRNHKLKSTASVSPHLWQPESGLVMVNYASDGIPKEKPACIVVSKNDFYVVSASGGEISLYNMRTFKVMATFMAPPPAATFLAFYPHNNNIIAIGLEDSTIQIYDIHSDEVKSKLKGHQKKITGLAFSLSMNVLVSSGADAQLCIWSIDGWDKKKSKYIQPPANHSRALVGDTSVQFHNDQTHLLVVQQSQLSIYDENLECLRSWNPRDALTAPVSSAIYSCDGLLVYAGFCDGAIGVFETGSLRLRCRILLSAYVPSSISSGGSVYPMVVAAHPLEPNQIAVGMSDGEVHVLEPLKADRKWGVAHPQDNGAHPNFGDLFDDFFLEDFFNEV; translated from the exons ATGGATTTTGAGTTCCTGGAGCGTATACTTGATGGAAGAGAGAAACCGACAAATCTATCATTTGCACTTTTGAAGCATATCACAGAAAATTTCTCTGACGATCGAGAAATTGGCCATGGTGGATTTGCAACGGTTTATAAG GGAGTGCTCCCAAATGAAAGTGTTGCTGTAAAGAGGATAAGGAACGGCTATACAATCAATGAGACCTTTTTTTATCGAGAAGTTGACAGCCTGTTGAACATTGAACATAAAAATGTCGTACGGTTTCTTGGCTTTTGTGCTAGCACAGACCAGATAGCCATACCAATTGGAGGATCGAAAGAACATATTTATGCTGAGGTACGAGAAAGATTACTCTGTTTTGAGTATATAAGCAATGGAAGCCTAAAAAGGTATATCACAG ATGAATTAAGGGGACTTGAATGGAATACACGTTATGAAATAATTAGAGGCATTTGTGAAGGTTTGCATCATCTGCACAAGGAAAAGCAGATATATCATATGGATCTGAAACCTGAGAATATACTACTTGATAAGGATATGGTGCCGAAAATAACAGATTTTGGTTTATCGAGACTTGATGAGAAGTCAAAAACCATGAGTGAAGACCGTCATGGATCACC CGGATATTGTGCTCCAGAATACCTACATCGGGGAAAGATGTCATTCAAATCAGACATGTATAGTTTAGGCGTTATTATCATGGAATTACTGACAGGAGAAAAGGCAATCCACAGTAATAATAACAAT GTGCTTAGGAGATGGAGGCATAGATGGAAGAAAACAGGGAAGGAAACACTGTTGGTTTACGAACAAGTAGCAAAATGCGTTGAAATTGGGTTACTCTGCCTGGAAATTGACCCATCCAAACGGCCTTTTATATGGGATATCATACATGCTATCAGAGAAATGGAAGGCGTTAATGGGACAATCAGCAATCACTCTGAATATACGTTTGGACAG TTAAACCCTTACTCGAAGGACGATATGCTTGGAATTGAGCCGCTCGATCTACATTTTCCTTTCCAACTTAACAAAAAGTCGTCTTGCACCTTTCAACTAACCAATGAAACAGACTCTTACATTGCCTTCAACGTCGAACATATGAACCCCCTGTCATACTGTGCACTGCCACAGAAAGGCATTATACCGCCACGATCCAAGTGTAATGTCGAAATAACAATGGAACCACAGGGCAAGGCACTGAGAGATCGTACCAGCGAATTTACTGTGTGGAGCACCAAAGTTAATGATGGCCTTACCATTGAGGATATAACTACAAGCATGTTCATTCAAGAGGCAACGAATGTTGTGGATGAGGTGAATTTGGATGTGGTTTTTGATGCCAGTGAG GCATGTATGGTTGCTGGAAGAACGCCCGATGTTAAACCAAGAATAACGGATGGATGTGAAAAGTTGAAGAACTGGAAGCTGGTCGACATTTTTGATCCAGGACATCTTCAGGCATGGCATTGTCCAGATTCAGCAACATATCCAACGAAA GTTGTCCGTTTGTTATATACAAATTATGGGACTGCACTTTTATCTCTCGGTTCGGATGGTGTTCATAAGCTGTGGAAATGGAAGCGCAGTGACAGGAATCATAAACTCAAG TCTACTGCATCTGTTTCGCCTCACCTGTGGCAACCAGAAAGTGGGCTTGTTATGGTAAATTACGCAAGTGATGGCATCCCGAAAGAAAAACCTGCCTGCATTGTGGTGTCCAAAAATGACTTCTATGTAGTGTCTGCATCTGGTGGCGAAATCTCACTATACAATATGAGGACGTTCAAG GTCATGGCTACGTTCATGGCACCTCCACCTGCTGCGACTTTCCTCGCATTCTACCCACACAACAATAATATTATTGCTATAGGACTGGAGGACTCGACGATTCAAATCTACGATATCCATTCTGATGAG GTCAAAAGCAAGCTCAAGGGTCATCAAAAAAAGATTACTGGGCTGGCATTTTCTCTATCAATGAATGTTCTTGTATCTTCAGGTGCTGATGCTCAG CTATGCATCTGGAGCATTGATGGTTGGGACAAGAAGAAATCAAAATATATTCAACCCCCGGCAAATCATTCCCGTGCTTTAGTTGGCGATACAAGTGTGCAGTTTCACAATGACcaaacacatcttctggtagttcAACAGAGCCAATTGTCAATCTATGATGAAAATCTTGAGTGCTTGCGCTCG TGGAACCCAAGAGATGCACTGACAGCTCCAGTTTCGAGTGCAATATACTCTTGTGATGGTCTCCTGGTTTATGCTGGTTTCTGTGATGGTGCTATTGGAGTATTTGAAACAGGGTCTCTTAGGTTGCGTTGCAGGATTTTACTTTCTGCTTATGTGCCTTCTTCAATATCTAG CGGGGGAAGTGTGTACCCGATGGTTGTAGCCGCACATCCCTTGGAGCCTAACCAGATTGCAGTTGGCATGAGTGACGGGGAAGTTCATGTGCTGGAGCCACTGAAAGCGGACCGAAAGTGGGGAGTTGCGCATCCCCAGGATAACGGAGCCCACCCAAACTTTGGAGActtatttgatgatttttttctggaggattTTTTTAACGAGGTGTAA
- the LOC123159693 gene encoding protein TOPLESS-RELATED PROTEIN 2 isoform X2, which produces MDLKPENILLDKDMVPKITDFGLSRLDEKSKTMSEDRHGSPGYCAPEYLHRGKMSFKSDMYSLGVIIMELLTGEKAIHSNNNNVLRRWRHRWKKTGKETLLVYEQVAKCVEIGLLCLEIDPSKRPFIWDIIHAIREMEGVNGTISNHSEYTFGQLNPYSKDDMLGIEPLDLHFPFQLNKKSSCTFQLTNETDSYIAFNVEHMNPLSYCALPQKGIIPPRSKCNVEITMEPQGKALRDRTSEFTVWSTKVNDGLTIEDITTSMFIQEATNVVDEVNLDVVFDASEACMVAGRTPDVKPRITDGCEKLKNWKLVDIFDPGHLQAWHCPDSATYPTKVVRLLYTNYGTALLSLGSDGVHKLWKWKRSDRNHKLKSTASVSPHLWQPESGLVMVNYASDGIPKEKPACIVVSKNDFYVVSASGGEISLYNMRTFKVMATFMAPPPAATFLAFYPHNNNIIAIGLEDSTIQIYDIHSDEVKSKLKGHQKKITGLAFSLSMNVLVSSGADAQLCIWSIDGWDKKKSKYIQPPANHSRALVGDTSVQFHNDQTHLLVVQQSQLSIYDENLECLRSWNPRDALTAPVSSAIYSCDGLLVYAGFCDGAIGVFETGSLRLRCRILLSAYVPSSISSGGSVYPMVVAAHPLEPNQIAVGMSDGEVHVLEPLKADRKWGVAHPQDNGAHPNFGDLFDDFFLEDFFNEV; this is translated from the exons ATGGATCTGAAACCTGAGAATATACTACTTGATAAGGATATGGTGCCGAAAATAACAGATTTTGGTTTATCGAGACTTGATGAGAAGTCAAAAACCATGAGTGAAGACCGTCATGGATCACC CGGATATTGTGCTCCAGAATACCTACATCGGGGAAAGATGTCATTCAAATCAGACATGTATAGTTTAGGCGTTATTATCATGGAATTACTGACAGGAGAAAAGGCAATCCACAGTAATAATAACAAT GTGCTTAGGAGATGGAGGCATAGATGGAAGAAAACAGGGAAGGAAACACTGTTGGTTTACGAACAAGTAGCAAAATGCGTTGAAATTGGGTTACTCTGCCTGGAAATTGACCCATCCAAACGGCCTTTTATATGGGATATCATACATGCTATCAGAGAAATGGAAGGCGTTAATGGGACAATCAGCAATCACTCTGAATATACGTTTGGACAG TTAAACCCTTACTCGAAGGACGATATGCTTGGAATTGAGCCGCTCGATCTACATTTTCCTTTCCAACTTAACAAAAAGTCGTCTTGCACCTTTCAACTAACCAATGAAACAGACTCTTACATTGCCTTCAACGTCGAACATATGAACCCCCTGTCATACTGTGCACTGCCACAGAAAGGCATTATACCGCCACGATCCAAGTGTAATGTCGAAATAACAATGGAACCACAGGGCAAGGCACTGAGAGATCGTACCAGCGAATTTACTGTGTGGAGCACCAAAGTTAATGATGGCCTTACCATTGAGGATATAACTACAAGCATGTTCATTCAAGAGGCAACGAATGTTGTGGATGAGGTGAATTTGGATGTGGTTTTTGATGCCAGTGAG GCATGTATGGTTGCTGGAAGAACGCCCGATGTTAAACCAAGAATAACGGATGGATGTGAAAAGTTGAAGAACTGGAAGCTGGTCGACATTTTTGATCCAGGACATCTTCAGGCATGGCATTGTCCAGATTCAGCAACATATCCAACGAAA GTTGTCCGTTTGTTATATACAAATTATGGGACTGCACTTTTATCTCTCGGTTCGGATGGTGTTCATAAGCTGTGGAAATGGAAGCGCAGTGACAGGAATCATAAACTCAAG TCTACTGCATCTGTTTCGCCTCACCTGTGGCAACCAGAAAGTGGGCTTGTTATGGTAAATTACGCAAGTGATGGCATCCCGAAAGAAAAACCTGCCTGCATTGTGGTGTCCAAAAATGACTTCTATGTAGTGTCTGCATCTGGTGGCGAAATCTCACTATACAATATGAGGACGTTCAAG GTCATGGCTACGTTCATGGCACCTCCACCTGCTGCGACTTTCCTCGCATTCTACCCACACAACAATAATATTATTGCTATAGGACTGGAGGACTCGACGATTCAAATCTACGATATCCATTCTGATGAG GTCAAAAGCAAGCTCAAGGGTCATCAAAAAAAGATTACTGGGCTGGCATTTTCTCTATCAATGAATGTTCTTGTATCTTCAGGTGCTGATGCTCAG CTATGCATCTGGAGCATTGATGGTTGGGACAAGAAGAAATCAAAATATATTCAACCCCCGGCAAATCATTCCCGTGCTTTAGTTGGCGATACAAGTGTGCAGTTTCACAATGACcaaacacatcttctggtagttcAACAGAGCCAATTGTCAATCTATGATGAAAATCTTGAGTGCTTGCGCTCG TGGAACCCAAGAGATGCACTGACAGCTCCAGTTTCGAGTGCAATATACTCTTGTGATGGTCTCCTGGTTTATGCTGGTTTCTGTGATGGTGCTATTGGAGTATTTGAAACAGGGTCTCTTAGGTTGCGTTGCAGGATTTTACTTTCTGCTTATGTGCCTTCTTCAATATCTAG CGGGGGAAGTGTGTACCCGATGGTTGTAGCCGCACATCCCTTGGAGCCTAACCAGATTGCAGTTGGCATGAGTGACGGGGAAGTTCATGTGCTGGAGCCACTGAAAGCGGACCGAAAGTGGGGAGTTGCGCATCCCCAGGATAACGGAGCCCACCCAAACTTTGGAGActtatttgatgatttttttctggaggattTTTTTAACGAGGTGTAA